From a region of the Haematobia irritans isolate KBUSLIRL chromosome 4, ASM5000362v1, whole genome shotgun sequence genome:
- the LOC142233868 gene encoding glutactin has protein sequence MRLVYLVLLILVIAAVVIDAQQQEKPNKRKNGNGGNRQQLKQRKPAMGKPMANKNRNKMNNKMNKQQQGNRQNKKTLVNHTIPGLGAVRGRMVKSEWTGQNIIQFFDIPYAQGSSGALRFKPASPVAPWTGTMKSERPFGGCPSIQDDKDYDSMKNRNIEPEDCLSVTINTKSFTSSSPVMVYIHGDNLYDGNILDSPPGYLLEEDIVLVLVRYRLGPFGFLSTMTEDIPGNAGVSDVILALKWIQNNIASFGGDPNKVTLFGQSGGSALVNVLTMSPAVPDGLFHRVIYQSGSALSPAFVTDNPLPAAKDIGKLAGCKNVNKVESLNKCLRKLNTTELLEAFVKHGASKAGQGVGSTGAAQFVVGGPSGILPQFPAKLLTSGNFKAYPTMGGTTKNAGTLILKDIFIDSLNETILDDTWNTTDYVNQIILETNGPDRSGAWMKYAQEEVFTDKQMRNGSFRCLIPGLIDLCSTIAFKNPVLLAMQGNAGKMRNSTYLYSFDYEGEFNRYGTLEDQLDLPFEMGVSLTDEMLYLFPWPRDAMVNTNRDLRVASRMVKLWTSFAATGKPSAHGIPEWPAMTGDSGPYLKIGKTVSIGENYIDEFTAAVKEAKMGYNLVMDDYFEIMKELDAEENDGMDEENEDENDEDGQGEARGGNIVLIAHRNKF, from the exons ATGCGTCTAGTCTATTTGGTTCTATTGATCCTTGTGATCGCAGCCGTTGTGATCGATGCTCAACAGCAGGAAAaaccaaataaaagaaaaaatggcAATGGAGGAAACCGCCAACAGTTGAAGCAAAGGAAACCCGCTATGGGCAAGCCGATGGcaaataaaaacagaaataaaatgaacaataaaatgaacaaaCAGCAACAGGGCAACCGGCAGAATAAGAAGACTTTGGTGAATCACACCATTCCTGGATTGGGAGCTGTCAGAGGGCGTATGGTCAAATCGGAATGGACTGGCCAAAATATCATACAATTCTTTGATATACCCTATGCCCAGGGTTCTAGTGGAGCGTTGAGATTTAAGCCAGCCTCACCGGTTGCTCCTTGGACTGGTACAATGAAGTCGGAACGGCCCTTTGGAGGTTGTCCATCCATACAGGATGATAAGGATTATGATTCCATGAAGAATCGAAATATTGAACCAGAAGATTGTTTAAGTGTTACCATCAATACCAAATCG TTTACCTCCAGCTCCCCTGTTATGGTGTACATTCATGGTGATAATTTATATGATGGCAATATTTTGGATTCTCCTCCTGGCTATCTTTTGGAAGAGGATATCGTTTTGGTTTTGGTTCGTTATCGTTTGGGTCCTTTTGGTTTCCTATCAACGATGACCGAAGATATTCCCGGTAATGCTGGTGTCAGTGATGTCATCCTTGCCCTAAAATGGATTCAAAATAATATTGCCTCCTTTGGTGGTGATCCCAATAAAGTGACATTGTTTGGTCAGTCGGGTGGATCTGCTCTGGTCAATGTTTTGACTATGAGTCCTGCG GTCCCTGATGGTCTATTCCATCGTGTTATTTACCAATCTGGTTCGGCCCTATCGCCTGCATTCGTTACGGATAATCCTCTACCAGCCGCCAAGGATATTGGTAAATTGGCCGGttgtaaaaatgtcaacaaGGTTGAATCACTCAACAAATGCTTGCGTAAATTGAATACAACTGAGCTATTGGAGGCTTTCGTCAAGCATGGCGCATCGAAAGCTGGTCAAGGTGTAGGATCTACTGGAGCTGCACAATTTGTTGTGGGAGGACCTTCGGGTATTTTACCTCAGTTTCCAGCAAAACTTTTGACATCTGGTAACTTCAAAGCCTATCCTACCATGGGTGGAACTACCAAAAATGCTGGAACTTTGATTTTGAAAG ACATTTTCATTGATAGCCTCAACGAAACCATATTGGATGATACTTGGAATACCACAGACTATGTTAATCAGATTATTCTGGAAACCAATGGACCTGATCGTAGTGGAGCCTGGATGAAATATGCCCAAGAGGAAGTTTTCACTGACAAacaaatgagaaatggtagtttCCGTTGTTTAATTCCCGGATTGATTGAT TTATGCAGCACCATTGCGTTTAAAAATCCTGTCCTCTTAGCCATGCAAGGAAATGCTGGCAAAATGCGTAATAGTACCTACTTGTATTCCTTTGACTATGAGGGTGAATTTAATCGCTACGGTACGCTAGAGGATCAACTCGATTTGCCATTTGAAATGGGTGTTTCCCTTACCGATGAAATGCTCTATTTGTTCCCCTGGCCCCGTGATGCTATGGTCAATACAAATCGTGATCTAAGAGTTGCCTCGCGCATGGTCAAACTTTGGACTTCGTTTGCGGCCACTGGTAAGCCCTCGGCTCACGGTATACCTGAATGGCCTGCAATGACCGGTGATTCGGGTCCCTACTTGAAAATCGGAAAGACTGTGTCTATAGGTGAGAATTACATAGATGAGTTTACTGCAGCCGTTAAGGAAGCCAAGATGGGCTATAATTTGGTTATGGACGATTACTTTGAAATAATGAAAGAGCTTGACGCAGAGGAAAATGATGGCATGGACGAAGAGAACGAAGATGAGAATGATGAAGATGGACAGGGAGAAGCCCGTGGTGGAAATATTGTGCTAAtcgcccatagaaataaattttaa